In Candidatus Defluviilinea proxima, a single genomic region encodes these proteins:
- a CDS encoding ABC transporter permease has product MKNNTPLFKRMRENRLFWPLVALALIFIFNAIFSPGFFKLGILDGHLYGNLIDVFNNSAPLMLVALGMTLVIATGGVDLSVGAVIAISAGMGAVLINPVFGNEEITNAVAADPNLTNTPLWLVVVVTLLAGTLCGLWNGILVSRAKISPMVATLILMVAGRGIAQLIERGQIMTVYYTPYFWFGNGFILGLPVSMYIVALVYIIAWVLVRKTSIGLFIESVGLNSKSTYYSGISEKNVKLFAYTFCGFCGAVAGLILGSYIHAIDANNIGLNYELDAIFAVVIGGTLMSGGRFSLLASIIGALIIWTFTITMYIFGVPANALLAGRAVLVLVVILLYSDYARVFLNRLVDRKGPRHDATN; this is encoded by the coding sequence ATGAAAAACAATACACCTTTATTCAAACGCATGCGTGAAAATCGTTTGTTTTGGCCTTTGGTTGCACTGGCTTTGATTTTCATTTTTAATGCGATCTTTTCCCCGGGGTTCTTTAAACTCGGAATCCTGGACGGCCATTTATACGGGAATCTGATCGACGTTTTCAATAATTCAGCTCCCTTGATGTTAGTGGCCCTTGGAATGACCCTGGTCATTGCTACCGGCGGCGTTGACCTTTCGGTGGGCGCAGTAATTGCCATCTCGGCTGGAATGGGCGCGGTATTGATCAATCCAGTGTTTGGTAATGAAGAAATAACAAATGCTGTGGCGGCAGATCCCAATTTGACCAATACTCCATTATGGTTGGTTGTGGTGGTTACTCTGTTGGCTGGTACCCTGTGCGGTTTGTGGAACGGGATACTGGTTTCACGGGCCAAAATCTCGCCGATGGTGGCGACCTTGATCTTGATGGTGGCCGGTCGCGGAATTGCCCAGTTGATTGAAAGAGGGCAAATTATGACCGTTTATTACACGCCCTATTTTTGGTTTGGTAACGGGTTCATATTGGGGTTACCTGTTTCAATGTATATCGTGGCGCTTGTGTACATAATCGCCTGGGTATTGGTGCGTAAAACATCGATTGGTCTGTTTATCGAGTCGGTTGGGCTCAATTCCAAATCGACATATTACAGTGGCATTAGCGAGAAGAACGTCAAATTGTTTGCTTATACATTTTGCGGTTTCTGTGGCGCTGTTGCAGGACTGATCCTCGGCTCCTACATCCATGCGATTGATGCCAACAATATTGGCCTCAATTATGAACTGGACGCGATCTTTGCGGTTGTTATTGGCGGTACTCTGATGTCGGGTGGCCGGTTCTCCCTGCTCGCCAGCATCATTGGCGCTCTTATCATTTGGACTTTCACGATCACCATGTACATCTTTGGCGTGCCAGCCAATGCCTTGTTGGCAGGTCGAGCCGTGCTTGTTCTGGTGGTGATCCTCCTTTATTCTGATTACGCTCGTGTATTCTTGAACAGACTTGTGGATCGAAAAGGACCCCGACATGACGCAACGAATTAA
- a CDS encoding sugar ABC transporter permease YjfF (membrane component of a putative sugar ABC transporter system): protein MTQRIKLFLLNNGPLLTTILIFVLVYYAGGQLYPKMQKPQVFFNLFINTASLLIVSIGMTFVILTKGIDLSVAGMIALTSAASAAILLKGVNPVLVMILMLLMGIAFGIAQGSIIHYLKVEPFIVTLMGLFFTRGMAFIITLSSLTIKDPFYRYLALTKLHIPFFEKAYLYIPSLVGPLLLLVAVYLAKFTRFGRTVYAIGNSEQSAMLMGLPVARTKIAVYAFGGFCSALAGIVFSISLLSGYGGYAPGMELDAIASVVIGGTMLTGGVGNVIGTLFGVLINGTIVSILQFNGTLSSWWTRIGVGVLTLVFIGIQSLFYMRKKHS, encoded by the coding sequence ATGACGCAACGAATTAAATTATTCCTTTTGAATAATGGCCCTCTGTTAACGACCATATTGATATTTGTTCTGGTCTATTATGCAGGCGGCCAGTTGTATCCCAAGATGCAGAAGCCCCAGGTGTTTTTTAACCTGTTTATCAATACAGCCAGTCTATTGATCGTTTCCATTGGGATGACATTTGTGATCCTGACCAAAGGGATCGACCTTTCTGTGGCAGGTATGATCGCCTTGACATCTGCCGCATCCGCCGCGATCCTCTTGAAAGGTGTCAATCCGGTCCTCGTAATGATATTGATGTTGCTGATGGGCATCGCGTTCGGGATTGCCCAAGGCAGTATTATTCACTACCTGAAAGTGGAACCTTTCATCGTGACCTTGATGGGTCTCTTTTTTACACGTGGGATGGCATTCATCATCACTCTCTCCTCCTTGACCATTAAGGACCCTTTCTACCGTTATCTGGCATTGACCAAACTTCACATTCCCTTTTTTGAAAAGGCGTATTTGTATATTCCTTCCCTCGTTGGTCCTTTGTTACTGCTTGTAGCAGTTTACCTTGCGAAATTCACTCGCTTTGGCCGAACTGTTTATGCCATTGGCAATAGCGAACAATCTGCCATGCTTATGGGGTTGCCGGTGGCACGTACGAAAATCGCAGTGTATGCCTTTGGTGGTTTTTGTTCTGCTCTTGCAGGGATCGTATTTAGTATTTCCCTTCTCTCTGGCTATGGCGGATATGCTCCAGGGATGGAATTGGATGCCATCGCATCTGTAGTGATAGGTGGCACGATGTTAACTGGTGGCGTTGGAAATGTGATCGGTACTCTATTTGGGGTCTTGATCAACGGTACCATCGTCTCCATCCTTCAGTTCAATGGAACATTGAGCTCCTGGTGGACACGTATCGGCGTTGGTGTATTGACCTTGGTCTTTATTGGTATTCAAAGCTTGTTTTACATGAGAAAAAAGCATTCCTAA
- a CDS encoding TlpA family protein disulfide reductase, with protein sequence MKKLLLFSLAFSLLVFVLPACTSPQTSAAGTQEPVVASPSAVTTPEWFSMELTDAQTGETFTINDYSGKVVLLETMAMWCPNCLLQAGQVQRLHEALGNPEDLISISLDVDVNEDEASLKAYATEYGLDWHVAVAPLLVARALGNLYTAQYLNPPLSPMMIIDRKGNVHHLEYGLKDVETLQKALEPYLAE encoded by the coding sequence GTGAAAAAACTTTTATTGTTTTCTTTGGCCTTCTCCTTGTTGGTTTTTGTACTGCCTGCCTGCACTTCGCCGCAAACGAGTGCAGCAGGCACACAAGAACCAGTGGTTGCCTCTCCCTCTGCGGTTACCACTCCAGAATGGTTCAGTATGGAATTGACAGACGCCCAAACTGGCGAAACATTCACCATTAACGATTATTCGGGAAAAGTGGTTTTACTTGAAACAATGGCGATGTGGTGCCCAAACTGTCTCCTCCAGGCGGGGCAGGTACAGAGACTGCACGAAGCACTTGGCAACCCTGAAGATTTGATCTCGATCAGCCTCGATGTGGATGTAAATGAAGATGAAGCTTCCCTCAAAGCATATGCTACTGAATATGGTCTTGACTGGCACGTGGCAGTTGCGCCGCTTTTAGTGGCCCGCGCTCTTGGAAATTTATATACTGCTCAATATTTGAATCCACCTCTTTCTCCCATGATGATCATTGACCGTAAAGGCAATGTCCATCACTTGGAGTATGGTCTTAAGGATGTAGAAACACTGCAAAAGGCTTTGGAGCCTTACTTGGCGGAATAG
- a CDS encoding zinc-binding dehydrogenase has product MKSVRLHGTGNLQIHEEPVPTTGMGEKLVRIKAVGVCGSDLHWFSEGSIGDARLSRPLVLGHEMAGETEDGQRVAIDPAIPCGHCEFCELGHPNLCEDMIFAGHGKHDGALREYASYPTRCLFPIPDFLSYADGAMLEPLGVAIHTVDLGHLKAGMTVGVFGCGPIGLMIIQMAKLSGAATIFATDKLPHRVEAAKRFGADQAYLVGDSDQLGEIRAATQGRGVDVSFEAAGVQDAVDDAVAAVRPGGKLILAGIPGDDKTSFSASVARRKGLTIKLVRRMKHTYPRAIELVSKGLVDVRSLVTHSFPLTQASDAFRVAERRDGLKIMIEM; this is encoded by the coding sequence ATGAAATCTGTTCGTTTGCACGGGACTGGCAATCTACAAATACATGAGGAACCTGTCCCAACGACAGGGATGGGGGAAAAGCTTGTTCGCATCAAAGCTGTGGGGGTATGTGGTTCTGACTTACATTGGTTCTCTGAAGGTTCCATTGGCGATGCAAGATTAAGTCGCCCGTTGGTGTTGGGGCACGAAATGGCAGGCGAGACGGAGGATGGTCAACGGGTGGCGATTGATCCTGCAATTCCCTGTGGCCATTGTGAGTTTTGTGAACTAGGACATCCCAACCTTTGTGAAGACATGATCTTTGCAGGACACGGCAAACATGACGGTGCCTTAAGAGAATACGCCTCATATCCGACCCGTTGCCTGTTTCCAATTCCTGATTTCTTATCCTACGCTGACGGTGCGATGCTCGAGCCTCTTGGCGTAGCCATCCATACCGTTGACTTAGGGCATCTCAAAGCAGGGATGACTGTCGGGGTATTCGGTTGTGGTCCCATCGGGTTGATGATCATTCAGATGGCGAAGTTATCAGGCGCCGCAACTATTTTTGCAACAGATAAACTTCCGCATAGAGTTGAAGCGGCAAAACGTTTCGGGGCCGATCAGGCTTATTTAGTTGGAGACAGTGACCAGCTAGGCGAGATCCGAGCGGCGACTCAGGGGCGCGGAGTCGATGTCAGTTTTGAAGCGGCTGGGGTGCAGGATGCGGTTGATGATGCGGTCGCCGCTGTTCGTCCAGGTGGAAAATTAATTCTTGCAGGAATCCCAGGCGATGATAAAACTTCTTTTTCGGCATCTGTTGCAAGGCGCAAAGGGCTGACGATAAAACTTGTGCGGCGCATGAAGCATACCTATCCGCGCGCGATCGAGTTGGTGTCGAAAGGGTTGGTGGATGTGCGTTCGTTGGTCACGCATAGCTTTCCGTTGACACAAGCAAGTGATGCGTTCCGTGTGGCGGAGCGGCGCGATGGTTTGAAAATCATGATCGAGATGTGA
- a CDS encoding FGGY-family carbohydrate kinase, producing MNQNETKKAIESGKTVLGIEFGSTRIKAVLISEDHLPIASGSHEWENKHENGVWTYSMEDVWAGLQDSYKNLSKEVSEKYGVTLKAIGAIGFSAMMHGYVVVDKDGKLLVPFRTWRNTITGQASEQLTDLFQFNIPQRWSIAHLYQAILNKEAHVKDISHQTTLAGYVHWKLTGQKVLGVGEASGMFPIDSKTNDYDKGMLEKFNGLLKAEKIAWKLEDILPKVLVAGDAAGVLTAEGAKLLDPTGGLQAGIPLCPPEGDAGTGMVATNSVAVRTGNVSAGTSVFAMIVLEKALSKLYPEIDMVTTPTGKPVAMVHSNNCTSDLNAWVDVFAEFSKVLGVDISESKLYEMLYQKALTGDADAGGLLAYNYVSGEHITHLEEGRPLFVRTPESRFTLANFIRVNLFSSLGALKIGMDILFEQEKVKLDQLLGHGGFFKTKEVGQKMMAAAMNVPVSVMETAGEGGAWGISLLAAYMLNKAGEPLEAYLTDKVFAGGNAVTIAPDQKDVAGFVAFMDRYKKGLGIERAAVEGLK from the coding sequence ATGAATCAAAACGAAACCAAAAAAGCAATTGAAAGTGGAAAGACTGTACTTGGCATCGAGTTCGGCTCGACGCGCATCAAAGCTGTATTGATCAGTGAAGATCATTTGCCGATCGCATCGGGAAGCCATGAGTGGGAGAACAAACACGAGAATGGTGTTTGGACATACAGCATGGAGGATGTTTGGGCGGGCTTGCAGGATAGCTACAAAAATCTCAGCAAGGAAGTTTCTGAAAAGTACGGCGTTACGCTCAAGGCCATTGGCGCCATCGGTTTCAGCGCCATGATGCACGGTTATGTGGTTGTGGATAAAGATGGAAAACTGCTCGTCCCGTTCCGCACGTGGCGCAACACCATTACAGGACAGGCATCGGAGCAACTTACAGACCTGTTCCAATTTAATATTCCCCAACGTTGGAGCATTGCCCATCTGTATCAAGCGATCTTGAACAAGGAAGCGCATGTCAAAGACATCAGTCATCAAACCACGCTGGCTGGTTATGTCCATTGGAAGTTGACGGGGCAAAAAGTGTTGGGCGTTGGTGAAGCTTCGGGCATGTTCCCGATCGATAGTAAGACCAATGACTACGATAAAGGCATGCTTGAGAAATTCAACGGATTGCTCAAAGCGGAAAAGATCGCGTGGAAACTTGAAGATATTTTGCCGAAAGTCCTTGTTGCTGGCGATGCCGCAGGTGTTTTGACTGCAGAAGGTGCAAAGTTACTTGATCCCACAGGCGGATTACAAGCTGGCATTCCGCTCTGCCCGCCCGAAGGTGATGCAGGTACGGGCATGGTTGCCACCAATAGCGTTGCTGTGCGAACGGGCAATGTCTCTGCAGGGACATCTGTCTTTGCGATGATCGTTTTAGAGAAGGCTTTGTCGAAGTTGTATCCCGAAATTGATATGGTGACAACGCCAACTGGCAAGCCTGTGGCGATGGTGCATAGCAATAACTGCACATCTGATCTCAACGCATGGGTGGATGTATTCGCTGAATTCTCCAAGGTGCTTGGCGTGGATATCAGTGAGTCCAAACTTTATGAAATGCTGTATCAAAAGGCACTTACAGGCGATGCGGATGCGGGCGGACTGCTTGCCTACAATTATGTCTCTGGCGAGCACATCACGCATCTTGAAGAGGGTCGTCCGTTGTTTGTGCGGACGCCCGAAAGCCGTTTCACACTTGCAAACTTCATCCGTGTGAATCTGTTCTCATCGCTCGGCGCATTGAAGATCGGCATGGACATTCTCTTTGAACAGGAAAAAGTAAAGCTCGACCAGCTTCTCGGTCATGGTGGTTTCTTCAAGACCAAGGAAGTCGGTCAAAAGATGATGGCGGCTGCGATGAACGTCCCTGTTTCGGTGATGGAGACCGCAGGCGAAGGTGGCGCATGGGGCATCTCCTTGCTTGCCGCGTATATGCTCAACAAAGCAGGCGAACCTTTGGAAGCCTATCTCACCGATAAGGTCTTTGCTGGGGGAAATGCTGTGACGATTGCGCCCGATCAAAAAGATGTGGCAGGCTTTGTAGCATTTATGGATCGCTACAAAAAAGGACTTGGTATCGAAAGAGCTGCAGTGGAAGGCTTGAAGTAG
- the araD gene encoding L-ribulose-5-phosphate 4-epimerase: MKKLKEQVFQANLLLPKHGLITFTWGNVSGINREKGLVVIKPSGVSYDVMKADDMVVVDLMTGKVVDGKLKPSSDTPTHLELYKAFPNIGGVVHTHSRWATSFAQAGRGIMALGTTQGDYFYGEIPCTRKMTKAEIEGEYEKETGTVIIETFKDKNPDAIPAVLVHSHGPFTWGTDAMDAVHNAVVLDEVAFMNFHAMMLEPNIQPMQQELMDKHYLRKHGANAYYGQ, from the coding sequence TTGAAAAAATTAAAAGAACAGGTATTTCAGGCAAACCTATTACTCCCCAAGCATGGACTGATCACTTTCACTTGGGGAAATGTCTCTGGCATCAATAGAGAAAAAGGGTTGGTGGTTATTAAACCATCGGGCGTTTCCTATGATGTGATGAAGGCAGACGATATGGTGGTCGTGGATTTAATGACGGGAAAAGTTGTAGATGGAAAGCTTAAACCATCTTCTGACACCCCGACACACCTCGAACTATATAAAGCATTTCCCAACATTGGTGGTGTCGTGCATACTCACAGCCGTTGGGCCACGAGCTTTGCGCAGGCAGGTCGGGGCATCATGGCGCTTGGCACAACGCAAGGTGATTACTTCTACGGTGAAATTCCCTGTACGAGGAAGATGACGAAAGCCGAGATCGAAGGCGAATATGAAAAAGAAACAGGGACGGTCATTATAGAAACCTTCAAAGATAAAAACCCAGATGCCATCCCTGCAGTTCTTGTCCATAGCCACGGCCCTTTTACGTGGGGCACCGATGCCATGGATGCTGTCCATAATGCCGTGGTGTTGGATGAAGTTGCCTTTATGAATTTCCATGCGATGATGTTGGAACCGAACATTCAACCCATGCAACAGGAATTGATGGATAAGCACTATTTGAGAAAGCACGGCGCGAACGCCTACTACGGACAATAG
- the araA gene encoding L-arabinose isomerase translates to MIDLKGYEVWFVTGSQHLYGPKTLEEVAVHSKEIAAALGASKEIPVKVVFKPVLTTPDAIHDLCLEANSTKACVGLVTWMHTFSPAKMWIAGLSLLKKPFLHLHTQYGREIPWSTIDMDFMNLNQSAHGDREFGFIGSRMRLNRKVVVGHWADDATQREIGVWVRAACAWADAQGMKVARFGDNMRDVAVTEGNKVSAQIQLGYDVYGYGIGDLVKLVNEASDAEVDKLIQAYMDEYDVVADLRPSGAKHQSLRDGARIEIGLRNFLAAGNFKAFTDTFEDLHGMVQLPGLAVQRLMRDGYGFGGEGDWKTSALVRTMKVMNAGQTGGVSFMEDYTYHFSKTGDKVLGAHMLEICESIAVNKPKLEIHPLGIGGKADPVRLVFDAQTGVGVCASIMDMGGRYRLVANIVDVVPTDEPLPKLPVARALWLPRPNLKVAAATWIFAGGAHHTGFSYSVTPEHLRDYAEMAGIEFLLIDENTTVEGFKDTLRWNDLYYHLNKGI, encoded by the coding sequence ATGATTGATCTAAAAGGATATGAAGTTTGGTTTGTGACGGGGAGCCAGCATTTGTATGGCCCCAAGACTCTAGAAGAGGTCGCTGTACATTCAAAAGAGATCGCAGCGGCGTTGGGCGCATCAAAAGAAATACCTGTCAAAGTGGTATTCAAACCTGTGCTCACCACGCCCGATGCGATCCATGATTTGTGCCTCGAAGCCAATTCAACAAAGGCTTGTGTCGGTCTCGTCACTTGGATGCACACCTTCTCGCCTGCCAAAATGTGGATCGCTGGCTTGAGCCTGCTCAAGAAGCCCTTCCTTCATTTACATACGCAATACGGACGTGAGATCCCCTGGTCAACGATCGACATGGATTTCATGAACCTCAACCAGTCTGCACATGGTGATCGCGAATTCGGTTTCATCGGAAGTCGCATGCGCCTCAATCGTAAGGTGGTGGTTGGTCACTGGGCCGACGATGCGACTCAGCGTGAGATCGGTGTGTGGGTGCGTGCCGCGTGCGCATGGGCAGATGCCCAAGGCATGAAGGTCGCGCGCTTTGGCGATAACATGCGTGATGTCGCTGTGACCGAAGGCAACAAAGTCTCAGCGCAGATCCAACTTGGTTATGATGTATATGGTTACGGCATTGGCGATCTGGTCAAGCTCGTCAACGAAGCCAGCGATGCCGAAGTGGACAAACTCATCCAGGCCTATATGGATGAGTACGATGTGGTCGCAGATCTTAGACCCAGCGGTGCCAAGCATCAGTCTTTGCGCGATGGTGCTCGCATTGAGATCGGTCTCCGTAATTTCCTCGCGGCGGGTAACTTCAAAGCTTTCACAGATACGTTTGAAGATTTGCATGGAATGGTCCAATTGCCGGGCCTTGCGGTGCAACGTCTCATGCGCGATGGGTATGGCTTTGGTGGAGAAGGCGATTGGAAGACTTCCGCTCTCGTTCGCACTATGAAGGTGATGAATGCTGGTCAAACGGGCGGCGTCAGTTTCATGGAAGATTACACCTACCACTTCAGCAAAACAGGCGACAAAGTTCTTGGCGCACACATGTTGGAAATTTGTGAATCGATCGCTGTCAATAAACCCAAACTGGAAATTCACCCGCTCGGGATCGGTGGGAAGGCTGATCCTGTCCGATTGGTCTTTGATGCCCAGACAGGAGTTGGTGTCTGTGCTTCCATTATGGATATGGGCGGACGCTATCGCCTCGTTGCGAACATTGTGGATGTTGTCCCGACCGATGAACCGCTTCCAAAACTCCCAGTGGCTCGCGCTCTTTGGTTACCACGCCCGAATCTCAAAGTCGCGGCGGCCACATGGATCTTCGCAGGTGGTGCACATCACACCGGCTTCAGTTACTCGGTCACACCTGAACATCTCCGTGACTATGCTGAGATGGCAGGCATTGAGTTCCTGTTGATCGATGAGAACACAACTGTGGAAGGTTTCAAGGACACCCTGCGTTGGAATGACCTCTACTATCACTTGAATAAGGGAATATAG
- a CDS encoding AraC family transcriptional regulator, which yields MIASAETIAISVNLLSQMFTYLDSLKVDTDTFLRSLNVDPTKVRSFDTHIPIETYLLIQDKAAEYVNDPYFGLHMGEFAEVGSWSILGYMMMNCKNLGEVFEKSERYSRIIGNFIETRTEQKLNKIKVIFFTPPHTPEMTRHCFDASLSSSVRMMRSLTSADINPLEVTFTCAEPASRSEYERFFQCPILFGQKENSFTLDASLVNTPIPMANPGLLEYFEKYAESFLAELDRKNEHTRAVTKIILSQLDDEELSINKVAKEMAVSVRTLQKRLDEEGVAFSDLYKDIRKRLAQKYLRENYTVEQITYLLGFSEPSVFRKAFKKWSGVTPREYRESAFATTHQS from the coding sequence ATGATCGCATCGGCAGAAACTATCGCTATCTCGGTAAATCTTCTATCGCAGATGTTTACCTATCTCGATTCGCTGAAGGTGGATACTGATACGTTCCTGCGCTCTCTGAATGTGGACCCAACAAAGGTCAGGTCGTTTGATACGCACATCCCGATTGAGACGTATCTGCTCATTCAAGATAAAGCAGCCGAGTATGTCAACGACCCATATTTTGGTCTACACATGGGCGAGTTTGCTGAAGTCGGAAGCTGGTCTATTCTTGGTTATATGATGATGAACTGCAAAAATCTGGGGGAAGTCTTTGAAAAATCGGAGCGATACTCCCGCATTATCGGTAACTTTATCGAAACCAGGACGGAACAGAAGCTAAACAAAATCAAGGTCATCTTCTTCACGCCGCCGCACACACCTGAAATGACACGGCATTGTTTCGACGCAAGCCTATCGAGCAGTGTGCGGATGATGCGTTCATTGACAAGCGCGGATATTAACCCGCTTGAGGTAACGTTTACTTGCGCTGAACCAGCCTCGAGGTCCGAATATGAGCGGTTCTTTCAGTGTCCCATTCTGTTCGGCCAAAAGGAGAATTCTTTCACACTGGATGCGAGTCTTGTCAACACACCCATCCCAATGGCGAACCCTGGATTGCTGGAATATTTTGAAAAATATGCAGAAAGTTTTCTTGCCGAACTTGATCGCAAGAACGAACATACACGTGCTGTGACGAAGATCATTCTGTCGCAACTTGATGATGAGGAGCTATCCATTAATAAGGTTGCTAAAGAAATGGCGGTCAGTGTACGCACACTGCAAAAGCGGCTGGATGAGGAAGGGGTTGCTTTCAGCGACCTATACAAGGATATTCGCAAAAGACTCGCACAAAAATATTTGCGCGAGAACTATACAGTGGAACAGATCACCTATCTACTGGGTTTTTCAGAACCAAGTGTTTTTCGCAAGGCGTTCAAAAAATGGTCGGGGGTCACGCCGAGGGAATATCGTGAAAGCGCATTTGCAACGACCCACCAAAGCTGA
- a CDS encoding zinc-binding dehydrogenase, translating to MKYKSVVVTKRGGPEVLQVRENDVRLPTSNEVRIKVLAAGVGRTDINYRYGLSPFAPKVPFVPGYEMMGTVDAIGDRVTKVAVGDRVAALIGHGGYSEMIYLRQEDLAPVPPSLDPAEVVTVVLNYVSAYQMLHRVAKVKAGDKVLINGASGGMGTALLELGKIAGLKMYGTASQNKHNILKEFGAIPVDYRNQDFVEVIRDAEPTGLDFVFEGIGGEHSSDRALSLLRHGGKLVAYAAPAGLFSMVKDLFKRMQVNLLSKGKTTEFYGITALYLVDKKPFMEDLPKLFKMLQEDKIKPVIAARLSLLEARKANEMLESGQVTGNLVLLSPELL from the coding sequence ATGAAATACAAAAGTGTTGTCGTAACAAAAAGAGGGGGACCAGAAGTTTTACAAGTCCGTGAAAATGATGTGCGTCTGCCAACATCAAACGAAGTTCGTATTAAGGTCCTTGCCGCTGGTGTAGGGCGCACGGACATCAACTACCGTTATGGTTTGTCACCATTTGCACCGAAAGTCCCTTTTGTGCCAGGATATGAAATGATGGGCACAGTGGATGCCATTGGTGATCGCGTCACGAAAGTCGCTGTGGGTGATCGAGTCGCCGCCTTGATTGGTCATGGCGGATATTCTGAAATGATTTACCTCCGTCAGGAAGATCTCGCTCCTGTGCCGCCATCATTGGACCCAGCGGAAGTTGTCACTGTGGTTTTGAATTATGTCTCGGCATATCAAATGTTGCACCGCGTGGCAAAGGTCAAAGCAGGCGACAAAGTGTTAATCAACGGCGCAAGCGGCGGTATGGGCACAGCTTTATTAGAGCTTGGAAAAATAGCGGGGCTCAAAATGTATGGCACAGCTTCGCAAAACAAACACAATATCCTGAAAGAGTTCGGAGCGATACCCGTGGATTATCGTAATCAGGATTTTGTTGAAGTGATCCGCGATGCTGAACCAACTGGTCTTGATTTTGTGTTTGAGGGTATCGGTGGAGAACATAGTAGTGATCGTGCTTTGTCACTCTTGCGCCATGGCGGTAAATTAGTGGCATATGCCGCTCCCGCTGGGCTTTTTTCTATGGTGAAAGATCTTTTCAAGCGGATGCAGGTGAACCTGCTGTCAAAAGGAAAGACTACTGAATTCTATGGCATTACCGCACTGTATTTGGTGGATAAAAAGCCCTTCATGGAAGATTTGCCAAAACTATTCAAAATGCTTCAAGAAGACAAGATCAAACCTGTGATTGCCGCAAGACTTTCACTTCTTGAAGCACGAAAGGCGAATGAAATGCTCGAAAGTGGACAGGTGACAGGTAATCTGGTTCTGCTATCGCCCGAATTATTGTGA